One genomic region from Aliarcobacter cryaerophilus ATCC 43158 encodes:
- the brnQ gene encoding branched-chain amino acid transport system II carrier protein, translating into MKTSNITRDTLILGFAIFSMYFGAGNIIFPPYLGLISSSDWKISFFAYFLADIGFATFAMFALLKVGGNVDNLTSKLGAINGKILMAITILCIGPLIALPRTGAVTYEMLVVPYFGASTLNSLIASIIYFGLILFFTLRPTSMIEILGKVLSPLLFLSLIILIIKGIFTPIGEISQNTTNDRLFFDGLLLGYQTLDILAALAFGIIIIKILKTKGYTNKKTNFKIVGFASLIAAFGIMLVYFGLTYLGATSSLVYENDIEKVTLLNNIIFQLFGSNGAIILAFVVFLACFTTGAALVSVTAEYFSKVSQGRFSYKKLVIITSIFAIIVTNFGLETIINLAAPILFIVYPAAIILVILAFFDNYIDNLNIYKFSSFGAIVYSIFELVSNSYFKLSFMENIPLSKEGLGWILPAIFFGCVGFLIKSKRVRSKV; encoded by the coding sequence ATGAAAACATCTAACATAACAAGAGATACTTTAATTTTAGGTTTTGCAATTTTTTCTATGTATTTTGGTGCTGGAAATATTATTTTTCCACCATATTTGGGTTTAATTAGTTCTAGTGATTGGAAAATATCATTTTTTGCATATTTCTTAGCTGATATTGGATTTGCTACATTTGCTATGTTTGCTTTACTTAAAGTTGGTGGAAATGTAGATAATTTAACTTCTAAATTAGGAGCAATAAACGGAAAAATACTTATGGCAATAACTATTTTATGTATTGGTCCATTAATAGCACTTCCAAGAACAGGAGCTGTAACTTATGAAATGCTAGTAGTTCCCTATTTTGGAGCTAGCACTTTAAACTCTTTAATCGCATCTATAATTTATTTTGGTTTAATTCTCTTTTTTACATTAAGACCAACTTCTATGATTGAAATATTAGGAAAGGTATTATCTCCTTTACTATTTTTATCTTTAATTATTTTAATAATAAAAGGAATTTTCACACCAATTGGAGAGATATCACAAAACACTACAAATGATAGACTCTTTTTTGATGGTCTTCTTTTGGGGTATCAAACTTTAGATATTTTAGCAGCTTTGGCATTTGGAATTATTATTATAAAGATATTAAAAACAAAAGGTTATACAAATAAAAAAACAAACTTTAAAATAGTTGGTTTTGCATCTTTAATTGCTGCTTTTGGAATAATGCTTGTATATTTTGGATTGACATATCTAGGAGCAACATCTAGTTTAGTTTATGAAAATGATATTGAAAAAGTAACACTTTTAAATAATATAATATTCCAACTTTTTGGAAGCAATGGAGCTATTATTTTAGCATTTGTAGTATTTCTGGCTTGTTTTACAACAGGAGCTGCACTTGTAAGTGTAACTGCTGAATATTTCTCAAAAGTAAGCCAAGGAAGATTTAGTTATAAAAAATTAGTTATTATTACATCTATTTTTGCAATAATTGTTACAAACTTCGGACTAGAAACTATAATCAACTTAGCAGCTCCAATTTTATTTATAGTATATCCAGCGGCTATTATTTTAGTTATTTTGGCATTTTTTGATAACTATATAGATAATTTAAATATCTATAAATTTTCAAGCTTTGGAGCAATTGTTTACTCAATTTTTGAACTTGTATCAAATAGTTATTTCAAATTATCTTTTATGGAAAATATTCCACTATCAAAAGAGGGTTTAGGATGGATTTTACCAGCTATATTTTTTGGTTGTGTAGGTTTTTTAATTAAAAGTAAAAGAGTTCGTTCTAAAGTATAG
- a CDS encoding Na/Pi cotransporter family protein, whose protein sequence is MLKSAAIPFFLLLLGYVVIADENFTVILSGIAIFIIGMFFMQDGFKQLSGGVLEKLLEKFTSNTLYAIMTGFLSTSVVQSSTIITLIVVSFLSAELLTLVQAVGIVFGSNIGSTTTAWIVSSLGVDVKISTYAFPMLVFGVVLRFFKSNGVKGTGNVLLGLGFIFLGISYMKDGFDIMKNSIDLASYSMEGYLGIIVYILIGIFITVVIQSSAATLAIVITALNADSITYVNAIALAIGANVGTTLTTILASFASNENGKRVALIHFLFNIISATFITIFIYQFIDLTDFIAPFLGVSDTNHGMKLALFHTIFSVTGVILLTPAISLLVKLSEKLIQKKVSSASKPKYLNPSVLSNPDASLAALRKEIINLYENCQKAMLHALNIHTTGLTRETLKVQLSKELTIIDTDIDEIYQKNLKSLYSEIIKFSSFAQENMFDFQHKKTDELKRAAVLLVEVLRDTRDIQRNVNFYLKSKNEYIKEEYNILRKELAEMLIDINTLSSLENDSDQLTQLELIKTELAQNDLASSEELDALIREDKIKATMATSYMNDSATGYSIQKKLVKVANILFLNDGIVKQIGDENETK, encoded by the coding sequence TTGTTAAAAAGTGCTGCTATTCCTTTTTTCTTATTACTTTTAGGGTATGTAGTTATTGCTGATGAAAATTTCACTGTTATTTTAAGTGGAATCGCTATTTTTATAATTGGTATGTTTTTTATGCAAGATGGTTTCAAACAACTATCAGGTGGTGTTTTAGAGAAACTTCTAGAAAAGTTTACTAGCAATACTCTTTATGCTATTATGACTGGATTTTTATCAACTTCAGTGGTTCAAAGTTCAACAATTATTACTTTAATTGTTGTATCTTTTTTAAGTGCTGAACTTCTTACTTTAGTTCAAGCAGTTGGTATTGTTTTTGGTTCAAACATAGGAAGTACAACTACAGCTTGGATAGTTTCAAGTTTAGGAGTTGATGTAAAAATTTCAACTTATGCTTTTCCTATGCTTGTTTTTGGAGTTGTTTTAAGATTTTTTAAATCAAATGGAGTAAAAGGTACTGGAAATGTTCTTTTAGGTTTAGGATTTATTTTCCTTGGTATTTCATACATGAAAGATGGTTTCGATATTATGAAAAATTCTATCGATTTGGCATCTTACTCAATGGAAGGATATTTAGGAATTATTGTTTATATCTTAATTGGAATTTTTATTACTGTTGTTATACAATCAAGTGCTGCAACTTTAGCTATTGTTATTACAGCTTTAAATGCAGATAGTATTACTTATGTAAATGCAATAGCTTTGGCTATTGGAGCAAATGTTGGTACAACACTTACAACAATTTTAGCCTCATTTGCTTCAAATGAAAATGGAAAAAGAGTTGCTCTTATTCACTTCTTATTTAATATAATTTCAGCCACATTTATAACTATTTTTATCTATCAATTTATAGATTTAACAGATTTTATAGCACCATTTTTAGGAGTTAGTGATACAAATCATGGTATGAAACTAGCACTTTTTCATACTATTTTTTCTGTAACTGGAGTTATTTTATTAACTCCAGCAATATCTTTGTTAGTAAAATTATCAGAAAAGTTAATCCAAAAAAAGGTATCTTCTGCTTCAAAACCAAAATATCTTAATCCATCTGTTTTATCAAACCCTGATGCCTCTTTAGCAGCTTTGAGAAAAGAGATTATAAATCTATATGAAAATTGTCAAAAAGCTATGTTACATGCTTTAAATATACATACAACAGGACTTACAAGAGAAACTTTAAAAGTTCAATTATCAAAAGAATTAACTATTATAGACACAGATATTGATGAAATTTATCAAAAAAACTTAAAATCTCTTTATAGTGAAATTATAAAATTCTCATCTTTTGCACAAGAAAATATGTTTGATTTTCAACACAAAAAAACTGATGAACTTAAACGTGCAGCTGTTTTACTCGTAGAGGTTTTAAGAGATACAAGAGATATTCAAAGAAATGTAAACTTTTATTTAAAAAGTAAAAATGAGTATATTAAAGAAGAGTATAATATTCTAAGAAAAGAGTTAGCAGAAATGTTAATAGATATAAATACTCTTTCAAGTTTAGAAAATGATTCAGACCAATTAACTCAACTAGAACTTATAAAAACTGAGTTAGCGCAAAATGATTTAGCAAGTAGTGAAGAGCTAGATGCACTCATAAGGGAAGATAAGATAAAAGCAACAATGGCAACTTCATATATGAATGATAGTGCTACAGGTTACTCTATTCAGAAAAAACTTGTAAAAGTTGCTAATATTTTATTCTTAAATGATGGTATAGTTAAACAAATAGGAGATGAAAATGAAACTAAGTAA
- a CDS encoding response regulator transcription factor, translated as MYSILLLEDDLLFASSIEDFLVCEGFCVDIAKDGEEVFDFTFHKNYDLYIFDINVPKINGLKTLENLRASTDNTPTIFLTSYKDKDTLKDAFLKGCDDYLKKPVDLDELILRIKAIFKRENKGFEDIVLEENLIYNKKEKRLYKDKKDLKIPIKVLELLELFIENEKKIISKDMIVDRLWSKSQTHSDGSIRVYVNSLKNIFEKKQNVITNIKGIGYRFEL; from the coding sequence ATGTATAGTATTTTACTTTTAGAAGATGATTTACTATTTGCTTCTAGTATTGAAGATTTTTTAGTTTGTGAAGGATTTTGTGTAGATATTGCAAAAGATGGTGAAGAGGTATTCGATTTTACTTTTCATAAAAATTATGATTTATATATTTTTGATATAAATGTTCCAAAAATAAATGGATTAAAAACTCTTGAAAATTTAAGAGCTAGCACAGATAATACACCAACTATTTTTTTAACTTCATATAAAGACAAAGATACTTTAAAAGATGCTTTTTTGAAAGGTTGTGATGATTATTTGAAAAAACCAGTAGATTTAGATGAGCTAATTTTGAGAATAAAAGCTATATTTAAAAGAGAGAATAAAGGTTTTGAAGATATAGTTTTGGAAGAAAACTTGATTTATAATAAAAAAGAGAAAAGATTATATAAAGATAAAAAAGATTTAAAAATTCCTATAAAAGTTTTGGAGTTATTGGAACTTTTTATAGAAAATGAGAAAAAAATTATCTCAAAAGATATGATAGTAGATAGATTGTGGAGTAAATCTCAAACTCATAGTGATGGGTCAATTAGAGTATATGTAAATAGTTTAAAAAATATTTTTGAAAAAAAACAAAATGTAATAACAAATATAAAAGGAATAGGGTATAGATTTGAACTTTAA